One Streptomyces sp. B21-105 genomic region harbors:
- a CDS encoding MDR family MFS transporter, protein MALDAHSRTADPRQEHVSGNVLVSIGALLLGMLLAALDQTIVSTALPTIVSELGGMEHLSWVVTAYLLASTAATPLWGKLGDQYGRKRLFEAAIVLFLIGSALCGMAQNMPQLIAFRALQGLGGGGLMVLSMAIVGDIVPPRDRGRYQGLFGAVFGATSVLGPLLGGLFTEHLSWRWVFYVNLPVGVVALAVIAAVLRIPRRATKHVIDYLGTFLIASVATCLVLVASLGGTTWDWGSSQIVGLAVLGVLLAVAFVTVERRAAEPVLPLKLFRVRTFTLSAVISFIIGFAMFGAMTYLPTFLQVVHGVSPTMSGVHMLPMVVGMLISSTGSGQIVSRTGRWKVFPVAGTAVTALGLLLLHRLDEHSSTFEMSVCFFVFGLGLGLVMQVLVLIVQNAVPYEDLGVATSGATFFRSIGASFGVAIFGTIFAARLGDKLADAFAGVRLPPGVSADALESDPRGIADLPSDLRPSVLDAYASAITDVFLYAAPVAIVGFVLAWFLREDPLRASVTAPDVTETLASNPVERSSYDEVCRALSVLGTREGRREIYRTITARAGYDLVPAASWLLLRIKRYGSVEPSMVAERSSVPLAVVIEAARQIEGRGLAVRRGLDMVLTDEGRAAAERLAAAREESLAELLGDWWGPDRPTDLVQLVRELTGELCGSDREQPHDQRPVNRLN, encoded by the coding sequence ATGGCGTTGGACGCGCACAGCCGCACGGCGGATCCGCGTCAGGAACACGTGTCCGGAAACGTTCTCGTCTCGATCGGCGCCCTGCTGCTCGGCATGCTCCTCGCCGCCCTGGACCAGACGATCGTGTCGACCGCCCTGCCGACGATCGTCAGCGAACTCGGTGGTATGGAGCATCTGTCCTGGGTGGTCACCGCGTATCTGCTGGCGTCGACGGCCGCGACCCCGCTGTGGGGCAAACTCGGCGACCAGTACGGGCGCAAGCGGCTGTTCGAGGCGGCGATCGTCCTCTTCCTGATCGGTTCGGCGCTGTGCGGAATGGCGCAAAACATGCCGCAGTTGATCGCTTTCCGTGCGCTTCAGGGGCTGGGCGGCGGCGGGTTGATGGTGCTGTCGATGGCGATCGTCGGCGACATCGTGCCACCGCGCGACCGTGGCCGCTACCAGGGCCTGTTCGGCGCGGTGTTCGGCGCCACCAGCGTCCTCGGCCCGCTGCTGGGCGGCCTGTTCACCGAGCACCTGAGCTGGCGCTGGGTGTTCTACGTCAACCTGCCCGTCGGCGTCGTGGCCCTCGCCGTCATCGCGGCCGTGCTGCGCATCCCGCGCAGAGCGACGAAACACGTCATCGACTACCTGGGCACCTTCCTCATCGCCTCGGTCGCCACCTGTCTGGTGCTGGTGGCCTCGCTCGGCGGCACCACCTGGGACTGGGGCTCGTCACAGATCGTCGGGCTGGCGGTACTGGGGGTTCTGCTGGCGGTCGCGTTCGTGACGGTGGAGCGGCGGGCGGCCGAACCGGTCCTGCCGCTCAAGCTGTTCCGCGTCCGCACCTTCACCCTCTCCGCCGTGATCAGCTTCATCATCGGCTTCGCGATGTTCGGCGCGATGACCTACCTGCCGACCTTCCTCCAGGTGGTGCACGGTGTCTCGCCGACCATGTCCGGCGTGCACATGCTGCCGATGGTGGTCGGCATGCTGATCTCCTCCACGGGGTCCGGCCAGATCGTCAGCCGCACCGGCCGCTGGAAGGTGTTCCCGGTCGCCGGCACCGCCGTCACGGCGCTCGGTCTGCTCCTCCTGCACCGGCTCGACGAGCACAGCTCCACGTTCGAGATGAGCGTCTGCTTCTTCGTCTTCGGCCTCGGCCTGGGCCTCGTCATGCAGGTGCTGGTGCTGATCGTGCAGAACGCGGTCCCCTACGAGGATCTCGGCGTCGCCACCTCCGGCGCGACCTTCTTCCGCTCCATCGGCGCCTCGTTCGGCGTCGCGATCTTCGGCACGATCTTCGCGGCCCGCCTCGGCGACAAGCTCGCGGACGCCTTCGCGGGCGTCCGGCTCCCGCCCGGGGTGTCGGCAGACGCGCTGGAGTCCGACCCGCGCGGCATCGCCGACCTGCCGTCCGACCTGCGTCCGAGCGTCCTGGACGCGTACGCCTCCGCGATCACCGACGTCTTCCTTTACGCCGCGCCCGTCGCGATCGTGGGCTTCGTCCTCGCCTGGTTCCTGCGGGAGGACCCGCTGCGCGCCTCGGTCACCGCCCCCGACGTCACCGAGACCCTCGCCAGCAACCCGGTGGAACGTTCCTCGTACGACGAGGTGTGCCGGGCACTGTCCGTCCTCGGCACCCGCGAGGGCCGCCGCGAGATCTACCGGACGATCACCGCACGCGCCGGCTACGACCTCGTCCCCGCCGCGAGCTGGCTGCTGCTGCGCATCAAGCGGTACGGCAGCGTGGAGCCGTCGATGGTGGCCGAACGCAGCTCCGTCCCGCTGGCGGTGGTCATCGAGGCGGCCCGGCAGATCGAGGGGCGGGGTCTCGCCGTCCGCCGGGGCCTGGACATGGTGCTGACCGACGAGGGCAGGGCGGCCGCCGAGCGGCTCGCCGCGGCCCGTGAGGAGTCACTGGCCGAACTGCTCGGCGACTGGTGGGGACCCGACCGCCCCACCGACCTGGTCCAGCTGGTCAGGGAGCTGACGGGCGAGCTGTGCGGCTCGGACCGGGAGCAGCCGCACGACCAACGGCCGGTGAACCGGCTCAACTGA
- a CDS encoding O-methyltransferase, whose protein sequence is MSESQVWDAVDAYFTGRLAPDDEVMAAALRDSEAAGLPHISVTANQGKLLQLFAEVQGARQILEIGTLGGYSTIWLARALPADGRLISLEYEPRHAEVAVRNIARAGLDKVVEVRVGAALESLPRLADENPPPFDLVFIDADKSNNVHYLEWALRLTSAGSLIVVDNVVRGGRVADAHSDAEDIRGIRGAIELIGSHPRLSGTAIQTVGAKGYDGFALARVLA, encoded by the coding sequence ATGAGCGAGTCGCAGGTCTGGGACGCCGTCGACGCCTACTTCACCGGCCGTCTCGCCCCCGACGACGAGGTGATGGCCGCCGCGCTACGGGACAGCGAGGCCGCCGGGCTGCCGCACATCAGCGTGACGGCGAACCAGGGCAAGCTGCTGCAGCTCTTCGCGGAGGTGCAGGGGGCCCGGCAGATCCTGGAGATCGGCACGCTCGGCGGCTACAGCACGATCTGGCTGGCCCGCGCGCTGCCCGCCGACGGCCGGCTGATCTCCCTGGAGTACGAGCCCCGGCACGCGGAGGTCGCCGTCCGCAACATCGCCCGCGCGGGCCTCGACAAGGTGGTCGAGGTGCGGGTCGGCGCGGCGCTGGAGTCGCTGCCGCGGCTGGCGGACGAGAACCCGCCCCCGTTCGACCTGGTCTTCATCGACGCCGACAAGAGCAACAACGTCCATTATCTGGAGTGGGCGCTGAGGCTCACGAGCGCGGGCAGCCTCATCGTCGTCGACAACGTCGTGCGGGGTGGCCGGGTCGCCGACGCGCACAGTGACGCCGAGGACATTCGCGGCATCCGCGGCGCGATCGAGCTGATCGGCTCGCATCCGAGGCTGAGCGGCACTGCGATCCAGACGGTGGGGGCGAAGGGCTACGACGGTTTCGCACTGGCGCGCGTCCTGGCGTAG
- a CDS encoding peptidoglycan-binding domain-containing protein: MIDPTGWQRRPGRPGLPCPECGALRAPDNTPSCTCARRASDALRDTRTAEAAAAEDFDPLRIRPYVELDDAEPDGTNARGTTGPADTPRATGVPRATDVTMPMAAVPADATMPLRRVDPAGPPPDATATLPTTLTPHTPHTPHTPLTPLTPPGSEPSTTDLRLFGTAYAGAAHPDGEQTRPRPRRRRVLLVATTGAVVAVVTAAGFAAGLFSYEKPTRESAASKDVRAAVPAPSVSASSASPSASRSASPSAPKAPPSPSERESPSPSATPESASPSASPSAEASPATPTAEASLAPGPDKRADAVQRGSADVVSLRRGDQGSEVTELQLRLTAAFFYDGEADGTFSDEVEEAVRNYQWSRGTTEDGLGVYGPVTRARLESETKEP, translated from the coding sequence GTGATCGATCCGACGGGGTGGCAGAGGCGGCCGGGACGGCCCGGACTGCCGTGCCCGGAGTGCGGAGCGCTCCGCGCGCCCGACAACACCCCGTCCTGCACCTGCGCCCGGCGGGCCTCGGACGCCCTGCGCGACACGCGCACGGCGGAGGCGGCCGCCGCGGAGGACTTCGATCCGTTGCGCATACGGCCATACGTGGAGCTCGACGACGCGGAACCGGACGGCACGAACGCGCGCGGCACGACCGGCCCCGCCGACACGCCCCGCGCGACCGGTGTGCCCCGCGCGACCGACGTGACGATGCCGATGGCGGCGGTTCCGGCCGACGCGACCATGCCCCTGCGCCGCGTGGACCCCGCCGGCCCGCCGCCGGACGCCACGGCGACACTCCCCACGACGCTCACGCCACACACGCCACACACGCCACACACGCCACTTACGCCGCTCACACCTCCGGGCTCCGAGCCCAGCACGACCGATCTACGACTGTTCGGGACGGCGTATGCCGGCGCGGCCCACCCGGACGGCGAGCAAACGCGCCCCCGTCCGCGCCGCCGCCGGGTCCTGCTGGTCGCGACGACCGGCGCCGTCGTCGCCGTGGTGACGGCGGCCGGGTTCGCCGCCGGACTGTTCTCCTACGAGAAGCCGACCCGCGAGAGCGCGGCCTCCAAGGACGTGCGGGCCGCCGTGCCCGCCCCCTCCGTCAGCGCGTCCTCGGCGTCGCCGTCGGCGAGCCGCTCCGCGTCCCCGTCGGCCCCAAAGGCCCCGCCGTCGCCCTCCGAGAGGGAGAGCCCGTCGCCGTCCGCGACGCCGGAGAGCGCCTCGCCCAGCGCGTCCCCGTCGGCCGAGGCGAGCCCGGCGACTCCGACCGCCGAGGCCTCCCTCGCCCCGGGACCCGACAAGAGGGCCGACGCCGTCCAGAGAGGCTCCGCCGACGTCGTCTCCCTGCGGCGCGGCGACCAGGGCTCCGAGGTGACCGAACTGCAACTGCGGCTGACAGCGGCGTTCTTCTACGACGGCGAGGCCGACGGCACCTTCTCCGACGAGGTCGAGGAGGCCGTGCGCAACTACCAGTGGTCCCGGGGGACGACGGAGGACGGTCTGGGCGTGTACGGCCCGGTGACCCGGGCCCGCCTGGAGTCGGAGACGAAGGAACCCTAG
- a CDS encoding TMEM165/GDT1 family protein, with the protein MISITVTALVFGVVFLAELPDKTALAGLVLGTRYRASYVFAGIAAAFALHVTLAVAAGSVLTLLPQQIVHALTGVLFLGGAAVLLLKKDEDDEEVRRPQDQSFWKVAGAGFMLILVAEFGDLTQIMTANLAARYDDPLSVGLGAVLALWAVAGIGIVGGKALMKRVPLTLITRIAALLMLLLGVWSLWEAIAG; encoded by the coding sequence TTGATCAGCATCACCGTGACGGCGCTCGTCTTCGGCGTCGTCTTCCTGGCCGAGCTGCCGGACAAGACCGCGCTGGCCGGACTCGTTCTCGGCACCCGCTACCGCGCCTCGTACGTCTTCGCCGGCATCGCCGCCGCCTTCGCCCTGCACGTCACGCTGGCCGTCGCGGCGGGCAGCGTGCTCACCCTGCTGCCGCAGCAGATCGTGCACGCGCTGACCGGCGTCCTCTTCCTCGGCGGCGCGGCCGTGCTGCTGCTGAAGAAGGACGAGGACGACGAGGAGGTCCGGCGGCCGCAGGACCAGTCCTTCTGGAAGGTCGCCGGGGCGGGCTTCATGCTGATCCTCGTCGCCGAGTTCGGCGACCTCACCCAGATCATGACGGCCAACCTGGCCGCTCGTTACGACGACCCGCTCTCCGTGGGCCTGGGCGCGGTGCTGGCGCTGTGGGCGGTGGCCGGCATCGGCATCGTCGGCGGAAAGGCCCTGATGAAGCGGGTGCCGCTGACGCTGATCACCCGGATCGCGGCCCTGCTGATGCTGCTGCTGGGCGTCTGGAGCCTCTGGGAGGCGATCGCCGGCTGA
- a CDS encoding J-domain-containing protein, with product MTERKPPGVPFESWVDKQIRDAERRGDFDRLPGAGKPLPAVTDTSYDELWWVKRKLAREGLSVLPPTLALRKEAEDALAAAYAAPSERLVRKIITDVNEKLRDMMFKPPPGPPLGMKPYDVETVVREWRERRAAAEDAPRD from the coding sequence ATGACCGAGCGAAAGCCACCGGGTGTCCCGTTCGAGTCCTGGGTCGACAAACAGATCCGCGACGCCGAGCGGCGCGGCGATTTCGACCGACTGCCGGGCGCGGGAAAGCCGTTGCCGGCCGTTACCGACACCTCGTACGACGAACTCTGGTGGGTCAAGCGGAAGTTGGCCCGCGAGGGCCTCTCCGTGCTGCCGCCGACCCTCGCCCTGCGCAAGGAGGCGGAGGACGCTCTGGCGGCGGCGTACGCGGCTCCGTCGGAACGCCTCGTCCGGAAGATCATCACGGACGTCAACGAGAAACTGCGCGACATGATGTTCAAGCCGCCGCCCGGCCCCCCGCTGGGCATGAAGCCGTACGACGTCGAAACGGTCGTACGGGAGTGGCGGGAGCGCCGGGCGGCGGCCGAGGACGCGCCGCGGGACTGA
- a CDS encoding alkaline phosphatase D family protein, with protein sequence MAGLRLGPLLRYADGSSATVWVEASRPCAAEVRCADGAGGAARTFQVAGHHYALVEVTGLTAGTATAYEVFLDGSPVWPPPDSPFPPSEIHSAAAAAAAAATAAAERDGNGDRGGGDAVRVAFGSCRWAAPPAGGNDPVGPDALDGLARRLAADPTAERPDVLLLLGDQVYADEVSDATRKRIDARRGLTDPPGAEVADYEEYTWLYYESWRDPAVRWLLSTVPTCMVFDDHDVIDDWNTSAAWVTDMRATAWWHERVLSGLMSYWVHQHLGNLSPAELAADPLYAAVRDAPDGTDVLRAFADRADTDPASVRWSYRRDFGRVRLLIVDSRAARVLDESRRAMLDEGERAWLRAQVLDRPGSYDHLLVGSSLPWLLPHLVHDAEEWDAALCRGERGARWARFGERLRRGADLEHWAAFPESFAELAELIADTGAGAGAGAEAPATVLVLSGDVHHAYVAEARWRESPGPDARVLQLTCSPVHNSVPLSIRVGFRFGWSAVARALGRRLRRHGHCPQPPVTWRKKGGPWFGNQLMSLTLHGRSARLRLEQAQKDGALGTVAESDLTS encoded by the coding sequence GTGGCCGGACTGCGACTGGGACCACTGCTGAGATACGCCGACGGCTCGTCCGCGACCGTATGGGTCGAGGCGAGCCGTCCGTGCGCCGCCGAGGTGCGCTGCGCCGACGGTGCGGGCGGCGCCGCCCGCACCTTCCAGGTGGCGGGCCACCACTACGCGCTGGTCGAGGTGACCGGCCTGACGGCGGGCACCGCGACGGCCTACGAGGTCTTCCTCGACGGGTCACCCGTGTGGCCGCCGCCCGACTCCCCCTTCCCGCCCTCCGAGATCCACTCCGCCGCCGCAGCAGCAGCCGCTGCCGCGACCGCCGCCGCCGAACGCGACGGGAACGGGGACAGGGGCGGCGGCGACGCCGTCCGGGTGGCGTTCGGCTCCTGCCGCTGGGCGGCGCCCCCGGCCGGCGGGAACGACCCGGTCGGCCCCGACGCCCTGGACGGCCTGGCGAGGCGCCTCGCCGCCGACCCGACCGCCGAACGCCCGGACGTCCTGCTGCTGTTGGGCGACCAGGTGTACGCCGACGAGGTCTCCGACGCGACCCGGAAGCGGATCGACGCCCGCCGCGGCCTGACCGATCCGCCGGGCGCCGAGGTCGCGGACTACGAGGAGTACACCTGGCTCTACTACGAGTCCTGGCGCGACCCCGCGGTGCGCTGGCTGCTGTCCACCGTGCCGACGTGCATGGTGTTCGACGACCATGACGTGATCGACGACTGGAACACCTCCGCGGCCTGGGTGACCGACATGCGGGCCACCGCCTGGTGGCACGAGCGGGTGCTGAGCGGACTGATGTCGTACTGGGTGCACCAGCACCTCGGGAACCTGTCCCCCGCCGAGCTGGCCGCCGACCCGCTCTACGCCGCCGTACGCGACGCACCCGACGGCACCGACGTGCTGCGCGCCTTCGCCGACCGGGCGGACACCGACCCGGCGTCCGTGCGGTGGAGCTACCGGCGCGACTTCGGGCGGGTACGGCTGCTGATCGTCGACAGCAGGGCGGCAAGGGTCCTCGACGAGAGCCGGCGCGCGATGCTCGACGAGGGCGAGCGGGCCTGGCTGCGCGCCCAGGTCCTCGACCGTCCCGGCTCCTACGACCACCTCCTCGTCGGCTCCTCGCTGCCCTGGCTGCTGCCGCATCTGGTGCACGACGCCGAGGAATGGGACGCCGCCCTGTGCCGGGGGGAGCGCGGCGCACGCTGGGCCCGCTTCGGGGAGAGACTGCGGCGCGGAGCGGATCTGGAGCACTGGGCGGCCTTCCCGGAGTCCTTCGCCGAGTTGGCGGAGCTGATCGCCGACACGGGAGCCGGGGCGGGAGCCGGAGCGGAGGCGCCGGCCACCGTGCTGGTGCTCTCCGGGGACGTGCACCACGCCTACGTGGCCGAGGCGCGCTGGCGCGAGTCGCCCGGACCGGACGCCCGGGTGCTGCAGCTCACCTGCTCTCCCGTCCACAACTCCGTTCCCCTGTCGATCCGGGTGGGCTTCCGCTTCGGCTGGAGTGCCGTGGCCCGCGCGCTCGGCCGGCGCCTGCGCCGGCACGGTCACTGCCCGCAGCCTCCGGTGACCTGGCGCAAGAAGGGCGGGCCATGGTTCGGCAACCAGCTCATGTCGCTGACCCTGCACGGCCGTTCCGCCCGGTTGCGACTGGAGCAGGCGCAGAAGGACGGGGCGCTCGGCACGGTGGCCGAATCCGACCTCACCTCCTGA
- a CDS encoding HAD-IA family hydrolase, translated as MPVLTARALLLDMDGTLVNSDAVVERIWRRWADAHGLDGDEVMEVAHGRQGHASMAVLLPGRPMRLNLEDNARMLAAETADLDGVVPVPGAPEFLASLRGVPHALVTSADVPLSTARMAAAGLELPEVRVTAESVGASKPDPEGFLKAAAELGVDPARCVVFEDSGAGIAAGRAAGMRVVGVGPRAAAHGPDAVVRDLCEVRVEVVGGAGRARGTGEAGEPGVAEVRIRVG; from the coding sequence ATGCCGGTCCTCACCGCCCGCGCCCTCCTGCTCGACATGGACGGCACCCTCGTGAACTCGGACGCCGTCGTGGAGCGGATCTGGCGGCGCTGGGCCGACGCACACGGACTCGACGGCGACGAGGTCATGGAGGTCGCCCACGGCAGGCAGGGGCATGCCTCGATGGCCGTGCTGCTGCCCGGGCGGCCCATGCGGCTGAACCTCGAGGACAACGCGCGGATGCTGGCGGCGGAGACCGCCGACCTGGACGGCGTCGTCCCGGTGCCCGGCGCGCCGGAGTTCCTCGCCTCCCTGCGCGGCGTCCCGCACGCGCTGGTCACGTCGGCGGACGTCCCGCTGTCGACGGCCCGGATGGCCGCGGCGGGGCTGGAACTCCCCGAGGTGCGGGTGACCGCGGAGTCGGTGGGTGCGAGCAAGCCGGACCCCGAGGGCTTTTTGAAGGCTGCGGCGGAGCTGGGGGTCGACCCGGCGCGGTGCGTCGTCTTCGAGGACTCCGGGGCGGGCATCGCGGCGGGGCGGGCGGCCGGGATGCGGGTCGTCGGCGTGGGGCCGCGAGCGGCGGCACACGGGCCGGACGCGGTCGTGCGGGATCTTTGCGAAGTGCGGGTGGAGGTTGTGGGGGGCGCGGGGCGCGCAAGGGGCACGGGAGAGGCGGGGGAGCCGGGGGTGGCGGAGGTGCGGATCCGGGTCGGCTGA
- a CDS encoding bifunctional glycosyltransferase 87/phosphatase PAP2 family protein produces the protein MANAEHSGRTAEPFVPAAGRADPAGRVDLAATVDPAVTVDPAVTVDPAGARLRAVRLGLWLVAALLAVRQVVVVLGTPRGERLTDLETWVGPDGVLHVNGSLYGSTRFTGTPFGGLVLKPLTRAAEQALGWGWTFGTLLLVAALGVIAARNLPRPPGRRTALLAAPVATSLLMLSLPVRNAFWLGQTSIIPVLLVVLGCFVARDWRATGALIGLAAALQPAVLLFAALLWFAGRRRAAAASGAVFAGVTLLTWAAMPRDSYIYWVHHLAGTGLGGDADALANQSLHGALLRIGLSGPLEIGLFLSLAAAVASLGVRRAVRYARDGQLLLAVAVTGCAAIAVSPTTWQHQLLWVLPAVVGRVGRRASGRCLWPVAVIMVMTLPGDMLLPHTAALDPLRDNAVLLAAVAAATLVPFLPRTSPYYRKPIPAEHAPPVPARFGRVPLLPFLKRVLTRPNLLLELLLIRVTYAAYQQVRLAATGGTNSGGRARAETHGQQILDSERLLHIDVERAVNHWVAGVGWLRDFFDFYYTSFHFAVPLTVLAVLYVRRPADYRWARASLGFATLLALVGFWLYPLAPPRLMPGLGVIDTVHGVQDFSKPDYGTLTALTNQYAAMPSLHFGWSLWCGMVIAIVARRRWVKALGLLHPFLTASSIVATGNHWVLDAAGGAAVVLAGFGLSYLLLGPRAQTAAVTGVTAGSAAGSAASGSTADDPAPPLAPTPTPARARTSAPRKDPAPR, from the coding sequence GTGGCGAATGCGGAACACAGCGGGCGGACGGCGGAACCCTTCGTACCGGCGGCCGGCAGGGCCGACCCGGCCGGCCGAGTCGACCTGGCCGCCACGGTCGACCCGGCCGTCACGGTCGACCCGGCCGTCACGGTCGACCCTGCCGGGGCGCGTCTGCGTGCGGTCCGCCTCGGCCTCTGGCTGGTGGCGGCCCTCCTCGCCGTACGCCAGGTGGTTGTCGTCCTCGGCACCCCGCGCGGGGAACGGCTGACCGACCTGGAGACCTGGGTCGGACCCGACGGCGTACTGCACGTCAACGGCTCGCTCTACGGCTCCACCCGCTTCACCGGCACCCCCTTCGGCGGGCTGGTCCTCAAACCCCTCACCCGGGCCGCCGAGCAGGCCCTCGGCTGGGGCTGGACCTTCGGCACGCTGCTGCTGGTCGCCGCCCTCGGCGTGATCGCCGCCCGCAACCTGCCCCGGCCGCCCGGCAGACGGACCGCACTGCTCGCCGCACCGGTCGCGACCAGCCTGCTCATGCTGTCGCTGCCCGTGCGCAACGCGTTCTGGCTGGGCCAGACCAGCATCATCCCGGTCCTGCTCGTCGTCCTCGGCTGCTTCGTCGCACGGGACTGGCGGGCCACCGGCGCCCTCATCGGCCTGGCCGCCGCCCTCCAGCCCGCGGTCCTGCTCTTCGCCGCACTGCTCTGGTTCGCCGGCCGCCGCCGCGCCGCGGCCGCCTCCGGTGCCGTCTTCGCCGGCGTCACGCTGCTCACCTGGGCGGCCATGCCGCGCGACTCGTACATCTACTGGGTGCACCACCTGGCGGGCACCGGCCTCGGCGGCGACGCGGACGCCCTCGCCAACCAGTCCCTGCACGGCGCCCTGCTGCGTATCGGCCTCTCCGGGCCGCTCGAGATCGGCCTGTTCCTGTCGCTCGCCGCGGCCGTCGCGAGCCTCGGCGTGCGCCGGGCGGTCCGCTACGCACGCGACGGCCAACTGCTGCTGGCGGTCGCCGTGACCGGCTGTGCGGCCATCGCCGTCTCGCCCACGACCTGGCAGCACCAGCTGCTGTGGGTGCTGCCGGCGGTGGTCGGCCGGGTCGGCAGGCGAGCCTCCGGCCGCTGTCTCTGGCCGGTGGCGGTCATCATGGTGATGACGCTCCCCGGGGACATGCTGCTGCCCCACACGGCGGCCCTGGACCCGCTGCGCGACAACGCGGTGCTGCTGGCAGCGGTCGCCGCCGCCACGCTCGTCCCCTTCCTGCCGCGGACGTCCCCCTACTACCGGAAGCCGATTCCGGCCGAGCACGCCCCGCCGGTCCCCGCCCGCTTCGGGCGCGTGCCGCTGCTGCCGTTCCTCAAGCGCGTCCTGACCCGCCCCAACCTGCTGCTGGAACTGCTGCTGATCCGCGTCACGTACGCGGCCTACCAGCAGGTCCGGCTGGCGGCGACCGGCGGCACGAACTCCGGCGGACGGGCGCGCGCGGAGACGCACGGACAGCAGATCCTCGACAGCGAGCGGTTGCTGCACATCGACGTGGAGCGCGCGGTCAACCACTGGGTGGCCGGGGTCGGTTGGCTGCGGGACTTCTTCGACTTCTACTACACCTCCTTCCACTTCGCCGTCCCCCTGACGGTCCTCGCCGTGCTGTACGTGCGCCGTCCGGCCGACTACCGCTGGGCCCGCGCGTCCCTCGGCTTCGCGACCCTGCTGGCGCTGGTCGGCTTCTGGCTCTACCCGCTGGCCCCGCCGCGCCTGATGCCGGGCCTGGGCGTCATCGACACGGTCCACGGCGTCCAGGACTTCTCCAAGCCGGACTACGGCACCCTCACCGCGCTCACCAACCAGTACGCGGCGATGCCGTCCCTGCACTTCGGCTGGTCCCTGTGGTGCGGCATGGTCATCGCGATCGTCGCCCGGAGACGGTGGGTGAAGGCCCTCGGCCTGCTGCACCCGTTCCTCACCGCCTCGTCCATCGTGGCCACCGGCAACCACTGGGTGCTGGACGCGGCCGGCGGCGCAGCGGTGGTACTGGCCGGCTTCGGCCTGTCCTACCTGCTGCTGGGGCCCCGCGCCCAGACGGCGGCGGTGACGGGGGTGACGGCGGGTTCGGCGGCGGGTTCGGCGGCGAGCGGGAGCACGGCGGACGATCCGGCACCGCCGTTGGCGCCGACGCCGACGCCAGCGCGGGCGCGGACGTCGGCGCCGCGCAAGGACCCGGCCCCGAGATGA
- a CDS encoding HNH endonuclease family protein produces MSKFYARGRLSATAVLTALIASVGLFQSPTASAALPTPVSAATARTYLASLTVKAESRTGYDRDLFPTWITISGACNTREYILKRDGTNVVTNSACTATSGSWYSPYDGATWTAASDLDIDHLVPLAEAWDSGASAWTTAKRQGFANDVTRPQLIAVTDNVNQSKSDQDPAEWMPSRTAYRCTYVRAWVQVKYYYDLSVDSAEKSALTGYLAGC; encoded by the coding sequence ATGTCGAAGTTCTACGCGCGTGGACGGCTGAGCGCAACAGCCGTTCTCACCGCCCTCATAGCCTCGGTCGGGCTGTTCCAGTCCCCGACCGCCTCCGCCGCCCTGCCCACCCCGGTCTCCGCCGCCACCGCCCGCACCTATCTCGCCTCGCTCACCGTGAAGGCCGAGAGCCGCACCGGCTACGACCGCGACCTGTTCCCCACCTGGATCACCATCAGCGGCGCCTGCAACACCCGCGAGTACATCCTCAAGCGGGACGGCACGAACGTCGTCACCAACTCCGCCTGCACCGCCACCAGCGGCAGCTGGTACTCCCCGTACGACGGCGCCACCTGGACCGCCGCCTCCGACCTCGACATCGACCACCTGGTCCCGCTCGCCGAGGCCTGGGACTCGGGGGCGAGCGCCTGGACCACCGCCAAGCGCCAGGGCTTCGCCAACGACGTCACGCGCCCGCAGCTGATCGCCGTCACGGACAACGTGAACCAGTCCAAGAGCGACCAGGACCCGGCCGAGTGGATGCCGTCGCGCACCGCGTACCGCTGCACCTACGTGCGCGCCTGGGTCCAGGTGAAGTACTACTACGACCTCTCGGTGGACTCGGCCGAGAAGAGCGCGCTGACGGGCTACCTCGCCGGCTGCTGA
- a CDS encoding GNAT family N-acetyltransferase gives MTTPTPTPAPTSGPTPTRTPTSGPTPTRTPTPTPPPGPTPSPWTIAPEPFDSPDAAALWRAYYTEVSDRYYLLHEGRRTGPAELDREIAAHTGAELSPPTGQLLVGRYGGEPAGTAGVRLLDATTAELTRVFVREGLRGRGGAPLLVRAAEDAARALGADRVVLDTRADLAEARALYARLGYAETEPYNSDPYADHWFAKSLAPQVS, from the coding sequence ATGACGACCCCCACCCCCACCCCGGCCCCGACCTCGGGCCCGACGCCCACGCGGACCCCGACCTCGGGCCCGACGCCCACGCGGACCCCGACCCCGACGCCGCCCCCGGGCCCGACCCCGTCGCCGTGGACCATCGCCCCCGAGCCCTTCGACTCCCCCGACGCCGCGGCGCTCTGGCGGGCTTACTACACCGAGGTCAGCGACCGTTACTACCTGTTGCACGAGGGGCGCCGCACCGGACCCGCCGAGCTGGACCGGGAGATCGCCGCCCACACCGGCGCCGAACTCTCCCCGCCCACCGGGCAGTTGCTGGTAGGCCGGTACGGTGGCGAACCGGCGGGCACCGCCGGCGTACGGCTGCTGGACGCGACGACCGCCGAGCTCACCCGGGTCTTCGTGCGGGAGGGTCTGCGCGGCAGGGGCGGCGCCCCGCTCCTCGTCCGGGCCGCGGAGGACGCCGCCCGCGCGCTCGGCGCCGACCGCGTGGTGCTCGACACCCGCGCCGACCTGGCCGAGGCCCGTGCCTTGTACGCCCGGCTGGGATACGCCGAGACCGAGCCGTACAACAGCGATCCCTACGCCGACCACTGGTTCGCGAAATCTCTTGCCCCGCAGGTCAGTTGA